The Brassica napus cultivar Da-Ae chromosome C7, Da-Ae, whole genome shotgun sequence genome has a segment encoding these proteins:
- the LOC125590397 gene encoding uncharacterized protein LOC125590397, whose translation MHLRRNGLLETIDSSKTVSDEKKAKAMIFLRHHIHDGLKDEYITKEDPCDLWKSLKERFDHQKYVILPKAKHEWIHLRFQDYKSASEFNSAMFGITSRMMLCGEKISDYDMFEKTLSTFHPENVILQQQYRVNGYTRYSELMQVLLVAEQNNQLVTLNHQARPTGSAPFPEVNVASSSYDNRRGRGRGRSGNRYHGRGRGRGRRFCPYDERNNKDFHKN comes from the coding sequence ATGCACCTGAGAAGAAACGGGCTTTTGGAAACCATCGATAGTTCGAAAACGGTGTCAGATGAGAAAAAGGCAAAAGCCATGATATTTTTACGACACCACATCCATGATGGTTTAAAGGATGAATATATTACGAAagaggatccttgtgacctcTGGAAATCTTTAAAAGAGAGGTTCGATCACCAGAAATATgtgatcttaccaaaagctAAACACGAGTGGATCCATCTCCGGTTCCAGGATTACAAAAGTGCTAGTGAGTTTAATTCCGCGATGTTTGGAATTACTTCGAGGATGATGTTATGTGGAGAGAAAATAAGTGATTATGATATGTTCGAAAAAACTCTCTCCACGTTCCATCCTGAAAATGTAATCCTACAGCAACAGTACCGGGTGAATGGATATACCCGTTACTCGGAGTTGATGCAAGTCCTCCTTGTAGCGGAGCAGAATAATCAACTCGTGACTTTAAACCATCAAGCTCGTCCCACTGGATCTGCTCCATTCCCTGAAGTGAATGTTGCATCATCCAGTTATGATAATAGAAGAGGACGAGGTCGTGGACGTAGTGGAAACCGTTATcatggtcgtggaagaggacgaggaagaagattctGTCCCTATgatgaaagaaataataaagactTCCACAAAAATTAA